One Pseudodesulfovibrio cashew DNA window includes the following coding sequences:
- the argF gene encoding ornithine carbamoyltransferase, protein MPKHFLTILDIPRDEAHQVLARAKEMKDNAVRTDLLSGKVLLLIFDKASTRTRVSFEIGVRQLGGDPVFIASKDSQLGRSEPLKDTARVLSRYADGLIVRTFGQGNLETLVEYGDIPVVNALTDEYHPCQIMSDMLTMYERTPDLEKLKVAWVGDGNNMAHSFINGSATFGYELALACPEGYDPDPAIVDKAVSLGAKVTLTRDPAEAVAGAHYVNTDVWASMGQEAEQKKREAAFAGYMVDEALMAKGADNAKFMHCLPAHRGEEVSESVFESPASIVWDQAENRLHMQKAILEWIYK, encoded by the coding sequence ATGCCCAAGCATTTCTTGACCATTCTGGACATCCCCAGGGATGAGGCCCATCAGGTGCTCGCACGCGCCAAGGAGATGAAGGACAACGCTGTCCGTACCGATCTCCTGTCCGGCAAGGTGCTGCTCCTGATTTTTGACAAGGCTTCCACGCGGACCCGCGTGTCCTTTGAGATCGGCGTCCGCCAGCTCGGCGGCGATCCCGTTTTCATCGCCTCCAAGGATTCTCAGCTCGGCCGCAGTGAGCCGCTCAAGGACACCGCGCGCGTGCTGTCGCGATATGCGGACGGGCTCATCGTGCGAACCTTCGGCCAGGGCAATCTCGAGACCCTGGTCGAGTACGGCGACATCCCGGTGGTCAATGCCCTGACCGATGAATACCATCCCTGCCAGATCATGTCCGACATGCTGACAATGTACGAGCGGACTCCCGACCTGGAGAAACTCAAGGTGGCATGGGTCGGCGACGGCAACAACATGGCCCACTCCTTCATCAATGGCTCGGCGACCTTTGGCTACGAACTGGCCCTGGCCTGCCCCGAGGGGTATGATCCGGACCCGGCCATCGTGGACAAGGCCGTATCCTTGGGAGCCAAGGTCACTTTGACCCGCGATCCCGCCGAGGCCGTGGCCGGAGCGCACTACGTCAATACCGACGTCTGGGCGTCCATGGGTCAGGAGGCCGAGCAGAAGAAACGCGAGGCCGCCTTTGCCGGGTACATGGTCGATGAAGCCTTGATGGCCAAGGGCGCGGACAACGCCAAGTTCATGCACTGCCTGCCCGCCCACCGGGGTGAGGAAGTCAGCGAGTCCGTGTTCGAGAGCCCGGCTTCCATCGTCTGGGACCAGGCCGAAAACCGGCTGCACATGCAGAAAGCCATTCTTGAATGGATATATAAATAA